GAATATTACAAAACAGGCCAGATTTTCTGATTTCTTTCATCTCTTTAAACCCAAGTTATGCAATAGAAAAAAACAATTGTATGACGCATAAGAAAATCATAGGATACCGATTGCTTGCTTCGTGATAAATGCTTGATTTTCTAATGCAGGATAACCCTCCCGCACATGCAGGACATGTAGTTCAGCATGAAAAGCGCTTCCTAATGCATAAGCTGGGTTAAAGTGAACTAAGTGTTACAGTAATGTTACATTTGTGTTTCAAAAAAACACAAATCTATACCTGCATATCATAATAAACATTAAAACTAAGCTGGCTCTATGCGGGCTATTCAGCATCCTGGCAACATTTTCCTTATATGCCCAGAAGACCACCGGACTTACTTTTGGCAAAGGATTGTACAACATAACGGCATCAGATTCATCTTTCAGTGTTAAGCTGGGTGTACGTTTCCAAACCCTGTTCTCAGGATCAATGAATGACCGTGCACCTTACAACGGATCATCCGCCTTCCTGATCCGCCGTTCCCGTTTAAAGATGGACGGATTCGTACACTCCACAAAACTAAAGTACAAGCTGGAGCTGGGCCTGAGCAACCGTGACCTGGCAGGTGCGGTACCCGAAACCCGGAACACACCACTTCTTCTGTTTGATGCCGTATTAAAATGGAATTTCTTCAAAAACCTTGAACTATGGGCGGGACAAACCAAGTTACCGGGTAACCGTGAAAGGGTCATTTCATCCGGGGACCTTCAGTTTGTTGATCGTTCTGCACTCAATGCAAAATACAATATCGATCGTGATATCGGTATTCAACTTAGAAATCACCATTCCCTAAATAATGGTGTGGTGATACGCGAGA
The sequence above is a segment of the Flavobacteriales bacterium genome. Coding sequences within it:
- a CDS encoding porin produces the protein MNDRAPYNGSSAFLIRRSRLKMDGFVHSTKLKYKLELGLSNRDLAGAVPETRNTPLLLFDAVLKWNFFKNLELWAGQTKLPGNRERVISSGDLQFVDRSALNAKYNIDRDIGIQLRNHHSLNNGVVIREIFAFSQGEGRNITAGNLGGFDFTGRLEILPFGNFKSKGDYTGG